In Granulicella sibirica, the following proteins share a genomic window:
- a CDS encoding sugar phosphate nucleotidyltransferase, with translation MWGIIPAAGAGSRIQPLAFSKELLPVGSRIEGDHERPRAVSEYLVERMIAAGATRLCFVISPGKTDILEYYGGRLWGADIAYVVQPAPGGLCDAVFRAIPFVRPDEEVLIGLPDTIWTPENGFTQLPPGRLAFLLFPSEHPEFFDAVVTQTDGSVQHIEVKQKNATSGWIWGAIRMPGTIFHALHQLWLRPERGDEYLGTLVNAYIAEGGQAVGVHAGEAYVDVGTLHGYRRAISLLVEESTPATPMTEEITTHARYATPLA, from the coding sequence ATGTGGGGCATCATTCCGGCCGCGGGTGCGGGCAGCCGCATCCAGCCACTGGCCTTTTCCAAGGAGCTGCTCCCTGTGGGCAGCCGCATCGAAGGCGATCATGAGCGTCCGCGCGCTGTCTCGGAGTATCTTGTGGAACGCATGATTGCAGCCGGAGCGACGCGCCTCTGCTTTGTGATCTCGCCCGGTAAGACGGACATCCTGGAGTACTATGGCGGACGCCTGTGGGGAGCGGACATCGCGTATGTGGTGCAACCTGCACCAGGAGGACTCTGCGACGCGGTCTTCCGTGCCATTCCGTTCGTGCGGCCGGATGAAGAGGTACTGATCGGCCTGCCGGACACCATCTGGACTCCGGAGAACGGTTTTACTCAGCTTCCGCCAGGCCGGCTTGCCTTCCTGCTGTTCCCGTCCGAGCATCCGGAGTTTTTCGACGCGGTCGTTACGCAAACTGATGGCTCCGTCCAGCACATTGAGGTGAAGCAGAAAAACGCTACATCTGGTTGGATCTGGGGAGCGATTCGGATGCCCGGCACAATCTTCCATGCGCTTCATCAGCTCTGGTTGCGTCCGGAACGCGGGGATGAGTACCTTGGGACGCTGGTCAATGCCTACATCGCAGAGGGTGGCCAGGCCGTGGGCGTCCACGCTGGAGAGGCCTATGTCGATGTAGGAACTCTGCACGGATACCGCAGGGCCATCAGCCTGCTTGTGGAAGAATCAACTCCAGCGACTCCAATGACTGAGGAAATCACCACGCATGCACGCTACGCCACACCCCTTGCTTGA
- a CDS encoding CgeB family protein — protein MHVVIFGLTISSSWGNGHATLWRSLVKALLERRHTVSFYERDVSYYADTRDLMELPPGGRLILYRHFEDIAPAARRDLDHADLALSTSFCPDGRAAAQLMLESRASIKSFYDLDTPVTLNALSAKSTVEYLPPQGLGDFDLVLSYTGGRALNELRTRLGARLALPLYGSVDPDHHRPVPPQQELRANLSYLGTYAADRQQALKTLFLDPASVLPQERFLIGGAQYPETFPWLPNVFFVRHVPPATHPAFFSSCRATLNVTRGVMAAYGFCPSGRLFEAAACGAPLLTDTWEGLESFFVPGKEILPVESAEQVVQTLSLSDQELQQIALAARARTLQDHTGLCRVGELERICNSVRSKSHLTPTASKRSVLHVGHHSGRGCGQPHPATGLFQGAAPCGQPHRRRS, from the coding sequence ATGCATGTTGTGATCTTCGGCCTGACCATCTCATCCTCCTGGGGAAACGGCCATGCCACGCTCTGGCGCTCGCTGGTCAAGGCGCTGCTGGAGAGAAGACACACCGTCTCCTTCTATGAGCGCGATGTCTCCTACTATGCGGACACGCGGGATCTCATGGAGCTTCCTCCCGGCGGTAGGCTCATCCTCTATCGTCACTTTGAAGACATCGCTCCAGCAGCACGGCGGGATCTGGACCACGCTGACCTGGCACTCTCCACCAGCTTCTGTCCTGACGGCCGGGCTGCCGCTCAGTTGATGCTGGAGAGCCGCGCGTCGATCAAGAGCTTCTACGACCTGGACACGCCGGTTACGCTGAACGCGCTGAGCGCCAAATCCACCGTCGAGTACCTGCCGCCGCAAGGGCTCGGTGACTTTGACCTGGTGCTAAGCTACACGGGCGGCCGTGCCCTCAATGAGCTGCGGACCCGCCTGGGAGCCCGTCTTGCGCTCCCGCTTTATGGCTCGGTCGATCCAGATCATCATCGTCCCGTACCCCCACAGCAGGAGCTGCGCGCCAATCTGTCTTACCTTGGAACCTATGCGGCGGACCGCCAGCAGGCGCTTAAGACGCTCTTCCTGGATCCAGCCTCTGTTTTGCCGCAAGAGCGCTTCCTGATTGGCGGTGCCCAGTATCCCGAGACCTTCCCGTGGTTGCCAAACGTCTTCTTTGTGCGCCATGTGCCGCCCGCGACCCATCCCGCGTTCTTCTCCTCCTGCCGGGCTACATTGAATGTGACACGGGGCGTGATGGCCGCGTATGGCTTCTGTCCCTCCGGCCGCCTGTTTGAAGCAGCCGCCTGCGGCGCTCCGCTTCTGACCGACACCTGGGAGGGTCTGGAAAGCTTCTTTGTTCCCGGCAAAGAGATTCTTCCTGTTGAAAGCGCAGAGCAGGTGGTGCAAACCCTCTCCTTGTCGGATCAGGAACTCCAGCAGATCGCCCTTGCCGCACGTGCCCGTACCCTTCAGGATCACACCGGTCTCTGCCGCGTTGGGGAACTGGAGCGTATCTGCAACTCCGTTCGATCGAAGTCGCATCTCACGCCAACAGCTAGCAAAAGGAGCGTCTTGCATGTGGGGCATCATTCCGGCCGCGGGTGCGGGCAGCCGCATCCAGCCACTGGCCTTTTCCAAGGAGCTGCTCCCTGTGGGCAGCCGCATCGAAGGCGATCATGA
- a CDS encoding NRAMP family divalent metal transporter, protein MANLSKRSIMRSVGLGLITGAADDDCSAIGTYAQAGAQLGYAALWTAPVTLPMMVAVVYLSGKLGLVTGQGLFSVLRNQAPRALVYLILIGVLIGNIIEAGADIGGMAAGLGLLIHLPGWTLVMSISALALVFQIWGTYSFIRNVLRVLALSLLAYVGSALLAHPSLPQVVRGTFVPSIHFDRDTLAILVAIIGTSLSAYLYTWQSNEEVEEKVEAGKTTAVTRRGATTAELRSSLWDVLFGMLFSNAVMYFIILSTAATLFIRGHHQIASATEAAEALRPLAGKAASLLFALGFVVVGFLAVPVMTTGAAYDLCQIMGWKNGLSYKPRQAKKFYGAIALFTLVAMAINFAGINPMRALVFAGIVQGFSTPPLMLLIMILTNRPAIMGDRVNGPVVNALGWVTTAVIFSASIALVISLFKH, encoded by the coding sequence ATGGCAAACCTATCCAAACGTTCCATAATGCGCTCTGTCGGACTGGGCCTGATCACCGGCGCCGCGGATGATGACTGTTCGGCCATCGGCACCTACGCTCAGGCTGGGGCTCAACTGGGGTACGCAGCCTTGTGGACGGCGCCCGTCACGCTGCCGATGATGGTGGCCGTCGTTTATCTGTCCGGCAAGCTCGGCCTCGTGACGGGACAGGGACTCTTCTCAGTCTTGCGCAACCAGGCGCCGCGCGCGCTCGTTTACCTGATCCTGATCGGCGTTCTGATTGGCAACATTATTGAGGCGGGAGCCGATATCGGAGGCATGGCGGCTGGGCTCGGGCTGTTGATCCACCTTCCTGGCTGGACTCTGGTGATGAGTATCTCCGCGCTCGCGCTGGTCTTTCAGATCTGGGGGACATACTCCTTTATCCGGAATGTATTGCGTGTGCTGGCGCTCTCTTTGCTCGCCTATGTGGGATCCGCGCTGTTAGCCCACCCTTCCCTGCCGCAGGTGGTGCGCGGGACGTTCGTTCCCAGCATTCACTTTGACCGCGACACGCTGGCCATCCTCGTGGCGATCATCGGCACTTCGCTGTCCGCGTACCTCTACACGTGGCAGTCCAACGAAGAGGTGGAAGAGAAGGTCGAAGCCGGGAAGACGACGGCCGTCACGCGCCGCGGAGCGACGACCGCGGAGCTGAGGTCATCGCTATGGGATGTGCTGTTCGGCATGCTGTTTTCCAATGCCGTCATGTACTTCATCATCCTCTCCACGGCCGCGACCCTGTTTATCCGCGGCCATCACCAGATTGCCTCTGCGACCGAGGCTGCCGAAGCGCTTCGTCCGCTCGCCGGCAAGGCTGCCAGCCTGCTGTTCGCCTTGGGCTTTGTCGTGGTGGGTTTTCTGGCAGTGCCCGTCATGACGACTGGCGCGGCCTATGATCTATGCCAGATCATGGGATGGAAGAATGGCCTGTCCTACAAGCCGCGGCAGGCGAAGAAGTTCTATGGCGCGATCGCTCTCTTCACGCTTGTTGCCATGGCCATCAACTTTGCCGGCATCAACCCCATGCGCGCGCTTGTCTTTGCCGGAATCGTGCAAGGTTTTTCCACTCCGCCGCTCATGCTGCTGATCATGATCCTGACAAACCGGCCTGCGATTATGGGAGACCGGGTAAACGGCCCTGTCGTCAATGCGCTTGGCTGGGTGACGACCGCCGTGATCTTCTCCGCCTCCATCGCTTTGGTGATCTCACTGTTCAAACACTAA
- a CDS encoding BON domain-containing protein has translation MTRTGAMLLGAALLMPCVGATAQNAAAAQTEDKAYNTNTWSQEDATRIVQEVRHKLLSLPNYSVFDSLSFGIQGKTIVLRGYASQPVLKSDAEKTVKGISGVAGVDNQIVVLPNSPNDDRIRIGVYRRIYGQPALRKYSGSPVGFGDFPSVARMAGGITQDPPRGYHAIHIIVNNGHVTLTGVVDQESDANIASMQANSTPGAFSVDNELMFPGTTQKDR, from the coding sequence ATGACTCGTACTGGAGCGATGTTGTTGGGCGCGGCGCTACTAATGCCGTGCGTGGGCGCGACTGCGCAGAATGCTGCTGCCGCACAGACCGAGGACAAGGCTTACAACACGAATACGTGGTCACAGGAAGATGCGACCCGCATCGTGCAGGAGGTCCGGCACAAGCTGCTAAGCCTGCCAAACTACAGTGTGTTCGATTCGCTGTCATTCGGCATCCAGGGCAAGACGATCGTGTTGCGCGGCTACGCTTCGCAGCCGGTGTTGAAGAGCGACGCCGAGAAGACAGTGAAGGGCATCTCTGGCGTAGCTGGTGTGGACAATCAGATTGTTGTGCTGCCGAATTCGCCTAACGATGACCGCATTCGCATAGGGGTGTACCGCCGTATCTACGGTCAGCCTGCCCTACGGAAGTACTCGGGCAGCCCCGTGGGTTTTGGAGACTTCCCTTCTGTTGCACGCATGGCGGGCGGCATTACCCAGGATCCGCCGCGCGGCTATCACGCGATCCACATCATCGTGAACAACGGCCACGTGACGCTGACCGGTGTGGTGGACCAGGAGAGCGATGCCAACATCGCATCCATGCAGGCGAACTCGACGCCGGGTGCGTTCAGCGTGGACAACGAATTGATGTTCCCGGGCACGACGCAGAAGGATAGGTAG